The genomic interval GTAAGCATGTATTGGTTGAAAAACCCATGACAGCCTCTGTAAAAGAAGCTGAAGAACTGATTGAACTTGCACAGAAAAAAAGTAAACTTCTGATGGTAGATCATACTTTTCTCTATACAGGTGCAGTTGAACGCATCAAACACATGATTGAAGCCGGTGAAGTAGGAAAAATCAATTACATAGATTCTACCAGAATTAACCTTGGACTTTTTCAGGCAGATGTGAATGTATTATGGGATCTGGCCCCGCATGATGTATCTATCTGCTTTCATCTGACAAAAGACTTGCCCTACAGTGTACAGGCACGGGGTATTTCCCATACAAAAAACGGAATAGAAAACATTGCCTATCTTACGCTCAACTACCAGACTAGCCTGATTGCTCATTTTAATTGCTCTTGGTCTTCGCCAGTAAAGATCAGACAAATGTTAATCGGAGGCGATAGAAAAATGATTTTATATAATGATATGGAGCCTACCGAAAAGGTAAAAGTATATGATACCGGCTTTGAGGTGAACTCGCATGAAGATAGAACAAAAATAATTGTGGATTACCGTATTGGTGATATATATACCCCAAAACTGCAAACTAACGAGGCATTAACAGGTATGGCAGGAGATTTTGTAAATGCTATTCTCTCCGAAACCGAACCTGTGTCTAACTGGAAGATCGGTCTGAAGGTAGTTAAAGTGCTGGAGGGAGCCTCAGTATCAATAAAAGCCAAGGGAAAAGAAGTTACATTGTAATAATAGCTCGAGCAAAACAGCGCATATGGAAATATTGAATATAAGTACTGATCGACAGGCACTGGCCAATGTAAAGGTCGGAAAGGATGTTAAAATTTATAATTTCGTAAATGCCTATGGCTGTACCATTGATGATGGTTCTAAAATAGGTTCTTTTGTAGAAATACAAAAAGGCGTAAGTATAGGTAAAAACTGTAAAATATCAAGTCATACCTTTATTTGTGAAGGAGTAGAGATCAGAGATGGCGTATTTGTGGGGCATAATGTTTCCTTTATCAATGATAAATTTCCCAGAGCTGTCAATAATGATGGCTCCTTACAGACTGAGGCTGACTGGCACCTGATTAAAACTCTGGTGGAAGAACATGCCTCTATTGGTACTGGTTCTACTATTTTAGGTGGAATTACTATTGGGAAAAATGCTGTTGTCGGTGCCGGAGCCGTAGTAACCAAAGATGTGCCGGCAAATGTGGTAGTAGCAGGAAACCCTGCAAAAATCTTAAAATACCTTAGCGAGCATGAATAAAGAAATTCTGGTTGCCCATAAAATCCCGTTTCTGGATCTCAAGAAACAATATCTTCAGATCAAAGAGGAGGTTCTGGTTAAAATTGAAGAAGTGCTGGATAGTACCCAATATTCAGGCGGTAAATATGTGGAGGACTTTGAAAATAGTTTTGCTGCTTATTGTCAAACTAAGTATGCCATTGGTGTGAACAACGGAACCTCTGCTTTGCATCTGGCTATGCTTGCTTTAGGCATAGGAAAAGGAGACGAAGTAATTATTCCTGCTAATACCTTTATTGCTACTGCCTGGGGGTTACGCATGCAGGCGCTACACCTGTTTTTGCAGATTGCCATCCACAAACCTGGCAAATAGATCCGGAAAAAATTGAAGAAAAAATTACCAGCAGAACCAAAGCCATTATCGGTGTTCATTTATATGGGCAGCCTTTTGATATAGAGGCTGTAAAAAAAATAGTAGATAAACATAAACTATTTCTGGTAGAAGATGCAGCCCAGGCGCATGGGGCTTTGTATAAAAATACACCGGTAGGAGGTTTTGGAGAAATGGCTTGTTTTAGCTTCTATCCCGGAAAGAATCTGGGCACCTATGGAGAAGGTGGCGGAATTACAACCAATACTACTTCGTATCAGCAGCATTTGCATAGCTTGCGGAATCATGGCTCTACCGTACGTTACTATCACGATGAAGTGGGTTTTAATATGCGGATGGGTGGTATCGAAGCGGCTGTTTTAGATATAAAACTAAAGTACCTTGATAGCTGGAATAACCGGCGAAGAGAAATTGCCGGTATGTATCAGCAGGGAATCAACAATGCAGCGATCACCTTGCAGCAACAGCCAGATTTTACCCGGTCGGTCTATCATTTATTTGTGATTACCACTGATGACAGGGAACGCTTACAGCAGCATTTGAACAAGCATCAAATTTTTCCGGGCATGCATTATCCGGTGTCTTGCCATTTGCAGAAAGCTTATGCAGACCTGGGTTATAAACCCGGAGATTTTCCACATGCAGAATATCTGGCTTCACATTGCCTCTCATTGCCTATGTATGCAGAACTAAGCAATGAGGAAGTAGAAAAAGTAATAGAAACTCTTAATATATTCTAATATGAAGTATTTCTTTCAAGATACTAATCAAGATGCAGCAAGCATTAGAGAAGAAATCTTAAAATACAGATCAACTTTTCTCATGAATGATAAGGAGAGGGCAATATTTCTGGAATTGCCAGAGGGCTGCCGTATTAGAGAAAATGCTAAAATATTTGCACCTTCTAAATTTAAATGTGGAACAAACGTGTGGATTGGTGAGGGAGCTATACTCGATGCTCAAGGAGGATTAGAAATAGGGAATTTTTGCCAGATAGGATTATATGTAATGATATGGTCACACTCTTCACACAAACAGGCACTAGCAGGAGAAACAACCATTTCCAGAGATAAGATTACTTATACTCCTACTAAAATAGGTAATAATTGCTTTATTGCAGGCCATAGTGTAATTTCTGCAGGAGTAACTATTGGAAATAATGTAATCATTGCACCTATGAGCTTTGTTGACCGGGATTTACCTGACAATAGTGTTTTTAGCAACAATAGAAAAATGAGAGAAATGGAACGAAAAATTGATTCCTTAGAAAAGGAACTCATGTTGATTAAAGCAAAATTATAACACAGTTCAGTAATATAATCTTTGTGTCCAGATAATTACCTGTATACTGGTTTAATGACGAAGTAGTATACCCGATTAATTTGATTCAACGTATAAAAAATATGAAAGATGAAGTTTCCGTTATCATTCCTTTTTTAAATGAATCTGAGAATATTCACTTTCTGACACATGCTTTAGACTCGTTTTTTGAAAAAAATAATAACCTCCAGCCTGAAGTTATATTCGTTGATGATGGTTCTGAGGACAATTCAGTAGAATTACTTAAAAAGTATACACCTCAATATTTTACCAGTAAAATAATTAAATTATCTAAAAATTATGGTTCCCATGCTGCCTTGAGAGCCGGCATTTTACATGCTCAAGGTAAATACATTACATTTATGTACGCAGATCTACAAGATCCACTTGAACTTGTAAATCAATTACATATGCTATGTAAACAAGGCAATGAAATAGTCTGGGCGGTGAGGGCCTCAACAGCATCAAACTTTTTTGAAAAAAGCTTTTCTCAGTTCTATGCTTTTATGATGAAAAAGTTTGCCATCCGTACTTTTCCTGAAAAAGGATTTGATGTAGTAATGTTCACTGGTAAGGTACAAAAGATACTAAATGAAAATATAGAGGCAAATTCTTCAATATTTTTACAAATACTTACTTTGGGGTTTCGCCAAAGTACCATTACTTATCATAAACAATCCCGGAAAGCTGGTAAGTCTAAATGGACGATCAATAAAAAAATCAAAATATTTATAGATTCCTTCGTTTCTTTTTCATTTGCACCTATTCGCCTGGTCACATTGATAGGTTTTGCAATGTTTTTGTTAGGCCTATTATGGACTTTATATATTATTGGCAGAAAGCTATTATTTAACGATCTGGAACCTGGATGGCCTGCCTTAGTATCCATCCTGATGATCGGATTCGGCATTACAAATATATCACTAGGAATTATAGCAGAATACCTGTGGCGTACTTTAGATGCCTCACGTAAAAGGCCTGTATTTATAGTAGACGAAATACTGGAGGCACCTGTACAATACAAATTAAGGAATGAAATATCAAAATAGTATAATATTATCAGCTTTATAGATATTATAGAGCAGGAAAAATAATTTCAATGATTTTTAAATTGTATGATATTTAAAACCATCTTATACATTTTTTTGTATGCCCTATTTAATGTGTCAGGTGCTGCCATCATTAAATTTAATTTAAAGGGCAAGAGCCTGAATACGGTGAATGAGTGGATTAGTTTAATAAATATACCCTTTATTGCTGCCTTTGCCCTTATCCTGATTTCGGCACTGGCTCTTTTTAAGGCACTTTCCTTAAATAACTTTTCGCTGATCATTCCAATTGCTACAGGTATTAATTTTATATTAACCATCTGTGTCGGCTACTATTTATTTCATGATAAACTTTCATTACTAAGTTTCGTAGGATTTGCCCTTATCATAAGTGGAATCATTGTTTTGAGTTTAAATAATTAATCAAATGCCTGATAAAATCGAGAATGCCAAAATATTTATTACCGGAGGTGCCGGATTTATCGGTTCTTATGTGGTAGAAGAATTGCTCGCCTATAAGCCTGCCAGAATTATTATCCTAGATAACTTGATCAGAGGCTCATTAGAAAACATGCAGGCCTTTATCAATAATCCGGTAATAGAGTTTGTGGAAGGCGATATCAGAGATAGAGAATTGCTCGAAAAATGTGTGGCAGGCGCAGATTATGTTTTCCATATGGCTGCCTTACGCATCAATTCCTGTGCTGCCAATCCCAGAGATGGATTTGAAGTAATGCTGCAATCTACTTTTGAGTTAGCCGAGCTTTGCCTAAAACATAAAGTAAAAAAGGTAATCTACAGTTCAAGCGCTTCGGTGTATGGACTGGCACAGCATTTTCCTACCCCCGAAACCGATAATCCGTACGACAACCAGACATTTTATGGGGGTGCCAAGCTATGGGGTGAGCAGTTATTCAGAAGTTATAAATTCATGTTTGGGTTAGATTATGTAGCTCTTCGCTATTTTAATGTGTATGGTGCCCGCATGGATACAGATGGAAAATATACCGAAGTAATGATTAAGTGGCTTGATTGTATACGGGATGGCAAAGCTCCTTTGATTTATGGAGATGGCTCTACTACGATGGATTTTGTATATGTGCGGGACGTAGCCAAAGCCAATGTAGCCGCATTATTGGCAGAGGTGACAGATGAGGCATTTAATGTAGGAAATTGTGAAGAAACCAGTCTGAAACAACTCTTGCATACCTTATTGAAAGTAAATAACTCAACACTTGCCCCAGAGTACAGAGAAGCAAACTCAGTAAATCCGGTAAGCCGCAGACTGGCAGATAATACAAAAGCGAAAAACTTTTTGGCTTTTCAGCCTTCTATAAGCCTGGAAGAGGGATTATATGAGTTGAGCCAATGGTATTTTGAAAAGCAAAAGATCAAAATATGATCAATATGGAATGCCCTTCCTGTGGATCAGCAGAAAATCAGTTAATAGAGGATCTTGCTTATCCGGGTAGGTCAGGTTATAAAAATGTGGAAGTACGCCATTTTTAATTATGATACCCTAGGGTCAGGCCAGAAGGTATCTGCTATTGCAAAACCTGGCATAAGTGCATTGGAAAAAATAGGTAATATAATTGGCTTCAACGGTTTCAGACTAGTTGTTTTTGCCAGACATAAAAATAATTCAACCATAAAATGATACCGATAGCTAAACCTTATTTGACGCAGGATGAAGCACAGGCCACTTATGACACAATTCTTACCGGGTGGATTACGCAAGGACCAAAAGTTCAGGAGTTTGAAGAAAAATTTGCTGCATATACAGGTGCTAAATATGCAATAGCTCTTTCTAACTGCACTACTGCCCTGCATTTATCTATGATCGTATCAGGAATAGGCCCTGGTGATGAAGTAATATGCCCATCTATGAGTTATATTGCTACGGCCAATGCCATTAGATATGTGGGAGCAAAACCAGTATTTGCTGAAGTAGACCCTTGTACTTATAATATAGATCTGGCAGATGTAGAAAAGAAAATTACGCCTAAAACAAAGGCTATCCTTGTTGTACATCAGATTGGCATGCCAGCAGATATCAATGCTTTTAAAAAACTATGTAATACGCATAATCTTAAGCTAATTGAGGATGCTGCTTGTGCAGTAGGCTCTTCTTATAAAGGGGAAAAAATCGGAACCCATTCCGACTTAGTTTGTTTTTCTTTTCACCCCCGTAAAGTAATGTCTACCGGCGATGGGGGTATGATCACTACATCTAAAGAGGAGTATTACACTAGATTAAAATTATTACGTCAGCATGGTATGTCTGTGAATGACCGTACACGCCATTTGTCTAGCAAAGTGGTATTTGAAGATCATGTGGAATTGGGGTATAATTACAGATTGACTGACATTCAGGCTGCTGTAGGAATAAAACAATTAGAAAAACTAGACTGGATTATAGCAGAGAGACGTAAAATTGCTCTGAGGTACCACCAGGCATTCCAGCAAATAGATTGTATACGATTGCCAGTTGAACAGGAAGGATACTTTTCAAACTACCAGTCGTATTCTGTTTACCTGAAAGAAAATTGTCCGATTTCTAGAAATGAACTGATGCAAAAGTTACTGGATGCAGGCGTTTCTACCAGGCGCGGTATTATGACAACTCACCGGGAAACTGCCTATGCTGAATACAGTAAAGGCATTAAATTGCCAGTTTCAGAAGATGCGTCTGATAGAAGTATTATTATTCCATTGTACGTACCCATGCCTGAAGAAGAAATAAGTGAAGTAATTAACAAGATAAAAGAAATTCTCGGTAGATAATGCATGTGGGAATATATTATAAAAAACCCTGTTAGCCTGTGGATACAATGGATAGTGGCAACTGCTGTGTTGAAATATAAACACAGACATAAGAAATTGAATATTAGAAACGGAGCTATTATTAAAAAAACACATATAGGATACTGTACTAAGTTTTATGAGTATGCTTATGTATACAATTGTACGATAGGTGATTTTTCATATGTAGGCCGTAATTCCAGAGTTGGAAATTGTGTAATAGGAAAATTTTGTTCTATTGGTCCTGAATTTAAATGCGGTTTAGGGAAACATCCATCCCATACATTTGTTTCTAGCAGTCCCATATTCTATTCCACCGGACAGCAACTTCCCCTTTCTTTTGTTTCAGCAGATTATTTTGAAGAATTTGCGCAGGTTAGCGTTGGCAATGACGTCTGGATAGGAACGAGTGTGATAATTATGGATGGTGTAACGGTAGGAGATGGCGCCATTATTGCCTCTGGTGCAGTCGTAACCAAAGATATTCCGCCGTATTCCATTGTGGGCGGGGTACCTGCCAGGCATATCAGATACAGATTCGGCCCCGAAGAGATCGAATTTTTGTTGAAGTTTAAATGGTGGGACAAAGATCCTCAATGGTTACAGACTCATGCAGCCGAATTCCGGAATATATCAGAATTTATAGCAAAGAACCCTTCCAGCTTATAATTTTTTATTTCTATCTTATCCGGAAAGCCTTCAGCGCTATAATCGTTCCAGGATAAAAAATTTATTACTTTTGCAAAAAAATATAAGCCCAAGATAACTTCCTGGATCAGGCAAGCTTTGGCAAGGTTATCCGAACCTGCCATTTAATATGAGTAGTACAATATGAAAAAAACACTTAAGAATTTATTCAGAAAGCTTGGTTACGAAGTATCTAAATATTCACTTGCCCATTCCGCACATGCTTTACAAAAGCACCTCATTCAACAAAACCAGTTTGATTTAATAATTGATGTAGGAGCCAATTCGGGGCAGTATGGTGTTTTGCTGCGCGAAATAGGATATGTGGGAAAAATTATTTCTTTTGAACCTATTCCGGCGATTTTTACACTGCTTCAGAAAACAGCTTCGCAAGATTCAAAATGGGAAATTCATAACTATGCGATTGGCAATGAAGATGGTACTATTTCAATCAATGTTTCCGAAAATACATACAGCAGTTCAATTCTTCCTATGCTAAATACCCATTTGGAGGCTGCACCGGAATCAAGATACGTAAAACAGGAAAGTATTGCGATAAAAAAGCTCTCCTCCATTTTAACTTCAGCTTATTTAACCAAGTATAAGTCAATTTTGCTAAAAATCGACGTACAAGGGTATGAAATGCCTGTTATAGAAGGAGCTATTCCGTTGCTGCCTGGTATTAAAATGGTGCAAACTGAATTATCTTTTGTTCCGCTGTATGAACAAGCTCCTTTGTATACAGATATAATCGAGAAAATGAAAGAAACCGGCTTTGATTTCTTTACCTTTATTCCAGAATTTATAGATCAGTCGAGTGGGCGCTTATTACAGGCAGATGGTGTATTTGTAAATAGAAAATTATTGTCGCCTGATCTGAGCGGGAAAGCCAAATAAATGAAAAAAAAGGGCGGTTTACGTACAAAAGGCATTCTGAAAAGTGGGGATGCTACCCATC from Rhodocytophaga rosea carries:
- a CDS encoding Gfo/Idh/MocA family protein yields the protein MVKIAIIGYGYWGKNLVRNFFSLPHCTLYTVADADPKRLQSLKSLYPGLNSTSDIESIFKNPEIDAVVIATPVFTHYTLAKKALLAGKHVLVEKPMTASVKEAEELIELAQKKSKLLMVDHTFLYTGAVERIKHMIEAGEVGKINYIDSTRINLGLFQADVNVLWDLAPHDVSICFHLTKDLPYSVQARGISHTKNGIENIAYLTLNYQTSLIAHFNCSWSSPVKIRQMLIGGDRKMILYNDMEPTEKVKVYDTGFEVNSHEDRTKIIVDYRIGDIYTPKLQTNEALTGMAGDFVNAILSETEPVSNWKIGLKVVKVLEGASVSIKAKGKEVTL
- a CDS encoding acyltransferase; translation: MEILNISTDRQALANVKVGKDVKIYNFVNAYGCTIDDGSKIGSFVEIQKGVSIGKNCKISSHTFICEGVEIRDGVFVGHNVSFINDKFPRAVNNDGSLQTEADWHLIKTLVEEHASIGTGSTILGGITIGKNAVVGAGAVVTKDVPANVVVAGNPAKILKYLSEHE
- a CDS encoding DegT/DnrJ/EryC1/StrS family aminotransferase, producing the protein MNKEILVAHKIPFLDLKKQYLQIKEEVLVKIEEVLDSTQYSGGKYVEDFENSFAAYCQTKYAIGVNNGTSALHLAMLALGIGKGDEVIIPANTFIATAWGLRMQALHLFLQIAIHKPGK
- a CDS encoding DegT/DnrJ/EryC1/StrS family aminotransferase — translated: MDPEKIEEKITSRTKAIIGVHLYGQPFDIEAVKKIVDKHKLFLVEDAAQAHGALYKNTPVGGFGEMACFSFYPGKNLGTYGEGGGITTNTTSYQQHLHSLRNHGSTVRYYHDEVGFNMRMGGIEAAVLDIKLKYLDSWNNRRREIAGMYQQGINNAAITLQQQPDFTRSVYHLFVITTDDRERLQQHLNKHQIFPGMHYPVSCHLQKAYADLGYKPGDFPHAEYLASHCLSLPMYAELSNEEVEKVIETLNIF
- a CDS encoding acyltransferase, with protein sequence MKYFFQDTNQDAASIREEILKYRSTFLMNDKERAIFLELPEGCRIRENAKIFAPSKFKCGTNVWIGEGAILDAQGGLEIGNFCQIGLYVMIWSHSSHKQALAGETTISRDKITYTPTKIGNNCFIAGHSVISAGVTIGNNVIIAPMSFVDRDLPDNSVFSNNRKMREMERKIDSLEKELMLIKAKL
- a CDS encoding glycosyltransferase, which encodes MKDEVSVIIPFLNESENIHFLTHALDSFFEKNNNLQPEVIFVDDGSEDNSVELLKKYTPQYFTSKIIKLSKNYGSHAALRAGILHAQGKYITFMYADLQDPLELVNQLHMLCKQGNEIVWAVRASTASNFFEKSFSQFYAFMMKKFAIRTFPEKGFDVVMFTGKVQKILNENIEANSSIFLQILTLGFRQSTITYHKQSRKAGKSKWTINKKIKIFIDSFVSFSFAPIRLVTLIGFAMFLLGLLWTLYIIGRKLLFNDLEPGWPALVSILMIGFGITNISLGIIAEYLWRTLDASRKRPVFIVDEILEAPVQYKLRNEISK
- a CDS encoding DMT family transporter, coding for MIFKTILYIFLYALFNVSGAAIIKFNLKGKSLNTVNEWISLINIPFIAAFALILISALALFKALSLNNFSLIIPIATGINFILTICVGYYLFHDKLSLLSFVGFALIISGIIVLSLNN
- a CDS encoding NAD-dependent epimerase/dehydratase family protein, whose translation is MPDKIENAKIFITGGAGFIGSYVVEELLAYKPARIIILDNLIRGSLENMQAFINNPVIEFVEGDIRDRELLEKCVAGADYVFHMAALRINSCAANPRDGFEVMLQSTFELAELCLKHKVKKVIYSSSASVYGLAQHFPTPETDNPYDNQTFYGGAKLWGEQLFRSYKFMFGLDYVALRYFNVYGARMDTDGKYTEVMIKWLDCIRDGKAPLIYGDGSTTMDFVYVRDVAKANVAALLAEVTDEAFNVGNCEETSLKQLLHTLLKVNNSTLAPEYREANSVNPVSRRLADNTKAKNFLAFQPSISLEEGLYELSQWYFEKQKIKI
- a CDS encoding DegT/DnrJ/EryC1/StrS family aminotransferase, with product MIPIAKPYLTQDEAQATYDTILTGWITQGPKVQEFEEKFAAYTGAKYAIALSNCTTALHLSMIVSGIGPGDEVICPSMSYIATANAIRYVGAKPVFAEVDPCTYNIDLADVEKKITPKTKAILVVHQIGMPADINAFKKLCNTHNLKLIEDAACAVGSSYKGEKIGTHSDLVCFSFHPRKVMSTGDGGMITTSKEEYYTRLKLLRQHGMSVNDRTRHLSSKVVFEDHVELGYNYRLTDIQAAVGIKQLEKLDWIIAERRKIALRYHQAFQQIDCIRLPVEQEGYFSNYQSYSVYLKENCPISRNELMQKLLDAGVSTRRGIMTTHRETAYAEYSKGIKLPVSEDASDRSIIIPLYVPMPEEEISEVINKIKEILGR
- a CDS encoding FkbM family methyltransferase, producing MKKTLKNLFRKLGYEVSKYSLAHSAHALQKHLIQQNQFDLIIDVGANSGQYGVLLREIGYVGKIISFEPIPAIFTLLQKTASQDSKWEIHNYAIGNEDGTISINVSENTYSSSILPMLNTHLEAAPESRYVKQESIAIKKLSSILTSAYLTKYKSILLKIDVQGYEMPVIEGAIPLLPGIKMVQTELSFVPLYEQAPLYTDIIEKMKETGFDFFTFIPEFIDQSSGRLLQADGVFVNRKLLSPDLSGKAK